aatgttataatgtgTGACAGGTGCTGTGCCCCCTGATGGGCCCGGGAGGCACGGGCGggcaccaccaccaccaccatcACCTCGCGTACCTGAACCACGCGCCGCCCACCGCCTCTCCGCCACAACCACACCCACACTCCCTACAGGTAAACTATCACATTTCATAACACAATAGTCACTTTGACTAAGTTCTATTACTCGTAATCAATTCAAATGACTAAAACGTTCGTTGTTTTTGTAATGGTCAGTTTCAGTAAACATAGTCGACGGGCTACCGGCAGCGGTGCGGTCGACGTGTGTGTCAATTGTAAGACTTGTTATAGTGAACGCTTGGTGCAGGGCGTGCTGCTGCCGGGCGCGCACGGCTCGGGCGGCGCCAGCACGCCGGGCGTGGCCGCGCACCCCTAgcgcgccccgcgcccgcccccCCCGCCCCGCGCGGCCCCGCCGTGCTAGGCCCCGCCTGCTGCTGCGGGATACTTTGTGTCGCGTTACGTGTAAATACTTTACCTGAGAGATCACCCGTTTCTTTGTTGTTCCGATCGTTATGTTGCAAAAGGAGGTTCGAATCGTCGGTAGGTGACACCGATGTGAACGATCGACtgtattataatgtttgtaatgtgaCGTGGGACGCGATCGTTCCGCGGGTCGAGATCTCTGCCGAGTGAATCGTTGTCGCGACGATCGTTCGGTGGTAGTTTCCATAGTTTCGCTGCTGGCAGCGTTTCCACTAAAAACGCCTCGATTGTACTAAATTATATATGATATGTAATATGTATACCCCTAAGTTTTgtatctaaatatgtatttaacgaaaaacattgtttaaacataattatgcaaatattatatttttattattgtatgtataactGAACGAGTATCCGAAAAGAAtatgtattgtaatataatagagGAACTACGGTGTAAGAAACGTTTATTAGGCAGAGACTCAGGTTTTTCTATTTGCGAGTAGAGTTAGTCAGCAGCTTTCTTCGAATGACATCGTTACTATTGCCATCATTCAAACAATAGTGGACAAACTGAACTGTATGTAAATACCTTTATGTAGCCATCAACGATATTTGGCGAAATCTTGAGTAGCGTTTCAAGTATTCGAGGGCGAGATCGAGTGATGCACAAGCTTGACTACAATGCTCTTTTGCAACCGACATGTCTTCGGTTCAAAGTAaaacttaatatatatttttctaactataaaaatacaacgtaaagtaataattaaatgccTTCATTTGCAATAATTTGGTGTATGTATATCGATGTTTTTTGGAATACTTTTACTCGAATTTTTCACGtgacaaaatgttttaaaattttgtttaactaGCTATGTTTGGTGTTCGAATAtttgttattacatttatatcaaAAGTAAGAACAACATAAGGTTAATTATATGTAGGGCAAactaatgttaattttaatatctcatcattccataaaaaaatgctcataatcattaaaatatagattATAGTATAAACCAAAGATACGCGAATGTGTTGTGAAGGATAAATAATGCcctattagatataattatgaCATTGTATTCCATCGAATGATGGACAAAGCGTGAATTGAATTGTAAAAATGTTGTCACGTGAAAGTTCTAGAATGTGTCACCTTGAAAATGAAAGCTGGCAACTTCATTATTTGATCAGTGTTGCAGCTGAATTAAAATCCGTATAAAATAAGCACACAGTTTGCTTAGCACGGCGGGGCAattgagaataaaatattatattatatggtATTGTATGaattacttgtttgtttgtgtgtaagGATAGCAAGTCTTGTACGGACAGAGTGTGGTCCGACCCCGCGTGGAGTCGGGGCGGacatatgtattataattagatAATTCACTCTCTATTATACTTACCGATGGATTGAGAGGACTTTGGTAATATGTCAAATCTATTACACGTTATCGGGGCGTTAGCGAATCAAACTACATTGTACAGAAATATGAAGTTTATATTCCATTACACAAGTGCAggccaaattattttaaaaagacactCATCGTTCCATgaattatattctaaatatacgctatattgtattataaaagaCTAGGATATGTAAACTAGTAGTTATTATCAAATTCCTCTCGTAGACCGTCGTCTTTGTTTCCTCGTTTGTAACGAATACCGCCACTCTGATACTGCGGTATTGTCGTTTCGCGTATTTATTTAGGTTAGGTTTATTATTGTGAAGGTACCCTCCGCGATTAATATACCATCTAAAGTGTTAGTAAcactttaatgttttttattattatttaatcggCGAACATTGTTAAGAAACAAGATTATGGGTGATTATTGGGCAATGTTGTCCATAGGAATCACAGTTATTATAGGGACCACTCTAGTTCTGCTTCACGTTTAAGGAGAGTTCTATAGTGGTCGAGTAGACTGCGTTGTGATGTGTTATATAGCCGCACGATCCTTGAGCTTATATCTATAAACTCATTGATCCTGCGTCCGTATATTGCATTGTAGAATCGATACAGCGGgctgttttataaaacacaGAATAGCAGTCGTATCTGAGATCTGTTATAATTTATGCGCTCATTGTAACACGAAGACAATCTGGCCTAGGGCTGTTCCTCACAAAAATCGTCTTGCGCGTAATCGTATCGCAGGTTTAAAATTCGTTAATTTTGCATAATATGAACGAACATATCACGAGTCGTTCAATGATTCCTATCATCCTTGTTGAGGTCACGAGGTGGATAGACAACTATTTTCAGCAAAACACTATTCTATGGACTtatgttttttgcaaaaatcacTTATGAACTGCGCCTCACGAAATTATACTTGCCACATGAACCAAGAGGCCAGTCTCAAAAATTGTAATCCACCACAAAAcgtattttagtaaattttacCTTAAATTTGCGAATTGTTAGGTTTTACCAGTCAAAAGTACTTGTTTTAACATAACTTATTTTTTCCAGTACCTTATGtttttagtttactttttaGTCATATGTATAAGCGTCTATTGCCATCTTCAAGTACCTTATTGAAATTGTACTCGGCAAGGTGCAGTAGTGACTACAATTTCATTTGTCATACCAAATCTtatcttaaaattgttttcttgTATAGAAACCCTGTTTCTtttgtactataataattatatattatactttgaCACACGTGAGTCCCTAAGAGCCTGTTTCAACATATTCAAAGGAATATATTCAGATAATAAATGCTATGGTGATATATCCTGTTGTTTcaagaaataaaactatactatttttatatggaTAGCGTTACTTGACGATTGTGAAACAGGCTGCAAATATCATTTTCCGTACTGCCTTAAAGATAGatgatatattttaaagctCAGTACTTATACGTATAATATCTATTGAGTGTCGGGAATGCGACTGGCTTTcaaaaagtttcaaagtttacCCTTTTTTCAAGGAATTGTAATTGAATGCGTTGCTAACGCAAGTAGgtttgacaataaaaatatataacatttgaTAGAAATAGGGTGTAAGAAAGTTAGGATGCATACATATTAACgataactttgacactactCAAATACACGAACAGCATTTGTCATGATATGCATCAgatatattactttaataaaaataaggctCACAAGATTATGCACAATCAAGAGACATGTTTTTTCccaatattataagtatatatgtataaataagttTGAGCTTAATCGAGGATTGTAAAATGCTTAATATAAAACGTGTGGCATCAAGGGGAGCTTAGTCCATGACCTCCGCGCGGTGCTCCCTGGGTAGCGCCAAATGTGGACGATGACATTCACATTCATTTTAAATAGATTGCTATGTCGGCTACTATAcccatacaaattaataactttGGAGTgctccattttatttttaaattaacagttTTTCCCATTAAGTATAAGCGCATtcctttatttagtaaaattaaataaaaagataaacatCGGATATCACTTCCGAGTCGTTCTTGTTTGGATTTgcataacatttaattatataccGCAACCGATATGAGTTCTATAGAtctaaataatgaaaatagacgtatttataaataaaaacagattgcGTTATAAAAAGTTATGTATGAAATCTTTGAATAAGTCcatggaaataaataatagttgtaaatatgtaaatatattatatagaaggGAATAACACTAGAGTACTTTCCCATAAAATGAAATGGCTTATTCGTATCTAATTTGTGATGTATAAAGATTTTTCGATAATGTTAACATttcaaaaaaatcacaaaaaaatgtttacggAAAAGGCCTACAAGACCCGTACCACGTTCGTGACTGTAGAATGGTTATTATGTAGTGTTTCCTCGAGAACATGGTATGGAGTCTCGTctactgttttattttcttttatttttcagttttttttcttgttttaatttaaaattttatcgcGTGAGTGAGTCCACCGCGTAAGTTTGTTGCTAGATGAGAGGATAATTAACAAAAAGATGTATGAGCGTGTGTTGATTGTTGTGCgccatataaatattatcgatatattatttttgtgagaaGTGTCACGACTTGTGATGCAGACATGTTTATGTTTTAGCTAGGGATATACTTCTTTTTTCTCGTAAAATTTGTACGTGCTTACGAAAACGTCGAGTTCCTTTGGCCATCACTTGATGAACGGTTGTGGtgaaatttttttataagattccCTTAGTAttggaataataaaaaaaatgcaacgaTGTTCCGAATGTAAGAAAATATACcatgttgtataatattatacatcgCTTACGCACACTGATGTAGCATTTAGATTGCAGAAGGAATGGACCGGAGCGGCCGGTCACAGCTCTGATTGCGTAGGGTCTTCCTTGCATACGCGACGATCACAAGCTCGACGACTGTCTCGTCGTTGTTTTACACACATAGGGAATATTTCCTGTGCCttgtatgattttttaattgataattcgATCACGATTTGACGTATAATCTGTGACGGATCAGACATTATGTATTTGTAGGTATGCTACTGGTGTTAGGAAGTAAATAGTAGTTGATTGGACAATATTGTTGTACCTACAGAAGTCAATTGTAATATAACTTGACAATAACTAACTCTGTTATCTATCAATCATTGTTTTCATGACCATTCCTCTTCATATCAAAAAGGAATGAATATTCGTAAGCAAAAGttgtaaattatatgaaatctTGTTGTGATTATCTTGTAATCGGTCTAAGCGACTACTGTTTACTTCGAAACTAGTTTGTGAAACAAGTGGTCGGTTAAAGTGAGCTTTCTTTACTGTCAATATTCATTGTTTGAGAACCTAATTTCTTTTAAGTTTCCTGATAAAAATGATTTCAACGAATCGCTAAGTCCACAACCACTTGTTTCAAAACttctaaaatctaaaatgaGAAAACAAGACCTGTATTTGTCTCAAAAAAGAGCAGCTCATAAAAATTTTGTACCTCGGAAATGGCACTCTcctttaatgtaaatatatgtCACCGACTCGAAAGTCGGCGTGGACTTTTGTGTACCCATTGTATGTATAgaataaattctataaaaatgcCTTATAGATGTGTGTGGGCCCTTCGCGGGCCAGTGTGAAAGATGTTACCAACGTGTGAACCTAACGGTACAGGGTTTTGTTGAAGTACCTGTTGAACTATCCACTAAATGATAACGAACTaggaaataatacaaattgaagatatttaataatataaaccaTCGCAGTCTTCAAGAACTATAAGGGTACGCTTTGTCCATTTTAAACACTTGATAACGAATCGAACGATTTCAACGAAATCCTGGCCGTTGAGGTGTAAATTTTGTAAAGACTGAAGGGAAATATTGTATGTTGAGAAAAGCAGAGTTAATTGTAAAGTGAAAATTGGTTTTTATAGGAGTGAAAAACATAGAGCCTAAAACtctaatatgtatattgtaaattGTTCGACACGGAGCAGTAGGACTAAGCGCTTTGTGGATAACGTGAGCAGCATTATGAATATGCAACTATGAAATATCAGCAGCTTTTTACAACTAAATGTGAAGACGATATGAGGCTTCGATAGCAGACTCTTATTGCTTCGtgtctaatatataaaattgtatgataaaGCTTTGCGGTCCGCTTGGATGATTTGATTTGAGAAAAAAGTGCTTTTTATTTGTGAGCCCTCAGTGGGCGAGTCAACTGGATTGTGCCAAAAGTGGTATGGCATCGTTTATCGTTTTGATTGACACGTAACACCTTGTGTCaacgaatatttttcaataaaaaagtaaaaaaatgtgttttgaacACAACAGAACTGTGTTTTATTATCCATAAACAACACCATAACGACATAAACTCCTGAATAAATTATCAGAAACTTTGAATCGTAGTTACAACCCTAATGTTTCTTCTTACACTTTAGGTTTAACgaaagaaaattattactatATGACTAGTATtcttcactacatagtataaaacaaagtcgcccattttgtctgtagtcccttcgtatgcataaaactttaaaattacgcaacggattttgatgcggttttcactaatagaaagagtattttctccgacaggtttttatatataattgaaatacattgaaactatattagctgagttatagcgatttatgtccaagaagtcagaaaaaaaatctaattgaagattgcatttgtgcgtgcgccgcttataccgctggatacaagtaagaacaatgtatagcaaaaacattggtctttattagttctacaaaaaagtccgcgatgacatatatccagcttttttatttaagtcacaaaaactacttttctgtattaaaaaaacatttaattcgttgggtgatgtttaactggtgatataaccaataatacatatatccttatcaaaataagtaagttcatcatcacgagcatttaatttagattatttttgcagtttacagtgtgttatttagacatatagtttaggagatatcacgatattagtattgcggcacggtacgggccggccgcggcggcgggggcagcgccCCTATAAATAgcattatatttcaaaaaatgtagacaaagttaatcttctaaaaataaatgtaaataaaaaataagtaaaagtaataaaatgtagaatgtaaataatttaaaaagtaaacaaaaaaataatagttagatgtatataacaaaagtaggtaagtacataaaaaaaacaacaaaaaatataaaaaaacggtacataaaaaataaataatattaaaaagtaggtactacgactttgatctatacatataagacaaaaaaaaatctgtacattacttaaatattttttccaagaactgatagggggggcgatcaaagaagagtcacagaaaccaaaaaacattttaatattttaaacgcggttaagggaaagagaagttattgtgaattgaaaattagtatccaatatgtgttggtgcgttgactgtatttgtcgaagtagcgggatacacgcaaacgaagttgcgcgggtcagctataatattataaagctgaaagcccttctcccattacgatacgcccgcgcgactctagtttcggagactagtcgccacgaagtatctcacatacatttgtatggagactctcacattacgatactggtattctacgcgttcgcgactagtctcgcgatacccgccgtgttggtcgcttgtgcgtcgcgtctcgcgtagacatgcgcttaacatgttcgggagcggattgaacatggaatcattcatttcctaattggaactatgttcaggaaacatgttcgcggaactatatagttccaccacgtttcaagtttgacagaatctaacatttgataatatagatagttcctcagttcctcacagctcctaggtgctatagaaactgtgagaaattgagaacaaaaaaactgcaagagcttcatcgtcactggagtcgctcgacataacgtcagtctacaaaaaacgagtttgcacaaatgatgaatttagtaacttttaagttgcataatatgcgagcatcgggtagcgaacatgtatccaactagtattatactcgagtatcgtaccctacaagtatcgtaatgggagaagggccgaagagtttgtttgtttgtttgtttgaacgcgctaatctcaggaactactggtccgatttgaaaaattctttcagtgttagatagaccatttatcgaggaaggctttaggctatcgAACtatagctatataacatcacgctacggccattaggagcggagtagcaacgaaaaatgttacaaaaacggggatttttttttcattctttcttatgtgacgcaagcgaagttgcgcgggtcagctagtgttatcaTAATATGTTGGTAATAAGAAAGTAAACAACTCTGATTCGGATAGAAATCATTTATTACTTACACATAGttgataaatacttaaaataacttacataaCGGATAGTTAAGTCGATACATGACTAACGCCCTATACTTATTCCTTTCTTACAATATTGCTTGGATACAACGTCATAcaatttacccccggtttctgagtacacttagcggtagtttatcaattcattcaaatagataaactaccgctaaatttacctaagaaaccaggggttaatctttttaaaactaGTGTTAAGCTTGGAAAGATACACATTTACCTTCTTTAGATTAAACATACAGCTTAAATAATCTCGAAACCATTGAACTAAATGCAATGGGAATCTTCAGGTACCCTACAATTTCATACAATCTTATACATTTCTAATGTGTCTCGTATGCGTTCTATGTACTCCTTGCATCGCTGCCTTCACTTCTTCAAAGAATGATGTAGAATTATGTACTGTCGTGCCTCCTAACACTACTCTTACACCCGGGTACGCCTGATTTATCTGATGAACGCATAACGCCTCTTCATAAGTGGCGCCCCCTACAATAAACACTATAATGTCTTGGGGACGTCGACCGTAAGCTGTGTCATCGCCTCCTAATGTCGGGTAGAGATTTTCTCGAAGTTTCCCCTTGATTAGATCTTCGAGTGTGTCTTTTAGAAGTGGTGTGTGTTGCGTGTAGATGTTTTCTACGCCGTTTAGACCCTGTAAATACAcagaaataagaaattaaagtGTTGGCGTTATTTGTACCCCTAACTAAAAGGTTTTAAAAGCGGTTCTTTGTGgttgtttcttttaaataaaatatgttcggGAGTTTCTTTGTCCATTTCTATGATGGTATTATGCTAACAACAACACAAAAATTAGCTTTTCTACGAAACCTGTTTTGTTGTCTTTGCTATGTCCACTGCGTCCAAATTGGATCGTAAGGATTTGTCATCTTGTATTAATTTCTTTGGCACCAATATGCCGGTGGGCGCAGTACATTAGGTTCATTGTATAAATCCGATCCAAGCATTGATGATCAACCTTAACATTATCTCACCTTAAAAAGCCTTTTAGTAATTTTGACAGCATCCTGCAGTCCGAACAGGTCGCTCTGCCTGGCGTGTGCTCCTCCATACTCCAGCAAGTTGACCACACTCTTCACGAGCTGTTCCGGCGCGCCTCGTGTCTTAAGCGCTTCTATGAGCGAGGGGAGCGCGTTACTGGCGTGTTTCTCGTACCGTAGTGCGTATAGTGCTACGAGTTTGGCTGCGTCGTGGTGACGGACTGCTGGGTTTGATAGGAGGTTCTTGAGACGCTGGAAATTAATACAGGGTTTTTAATATTggtttatcaataaataatcagCCTACTGAGATCCACCGCTCATGAGAGACCTCTCCCAAGCAGCTATATGCTTTGCTAAGCTATGCTTTTCGGTATAACGCTGATGTTTGGGGTGCAAAATCACAGTCGGTCAGAATTCTCAGTCATATCTTTTCTTGAGATATAAATGCAAGTTCATTATCCTCACAGCCCAAATGTCACTCAGGTggtaaaaaattacttaaacatGAATAATTGCATTTTGTTTGACAAATGAACTAATTGAAAGTCAAAAGTGTATAGTTCATTTACGACTAACGTACCTATATAAAAACAGTTCATACCTGCACATGTTTGGAATGATCACTCTGGCAAGAGATTTCCTGCTCTAGTTCAGAAACTTCCAGCAAATTGTGTCGCGTCACACACGCGGACAGTTCACCGACCACCGTCACATGCTTCGTCACCGTACCCGACATTTTCTACAAACATTTCACACATAGATAAGTGATATACATTAGTACGATGTTAATATTGCCTTCCGCTATAGATAACGCAatcttttaacaaataaaaagatactTTGTTTTGGAAAGAGTGAAAAAACTTTTAGGCATCATGAatatatcaatttgttttatatagaaTTTGTATTACTTTCAGCCAAgtatagtttaaaatacctCGAAACCCTGGATTTGTTTTCTACAGTTCAATTAGACCTTCTTACAAAATTGTTAGTTCTTTAGCAGTCTATAGTGCAGCAAATAGTGTATAATTAGGGTAATACCTTGAATAATGGATATTGTTCTACAAAGTTCTTCATATCAGCTATACTCTCTACTTTCTGGTGGCTCTTCGCTTTCTTCTGGAACTCGTCCATCAACGACTTCATCGTTTGACCGATTTCACCGAAATTCGAATAGAGATTCTGTAAAAACGGTAACATAGAATGAGGTTTCTGaacataaatgttaatttaggTATGTACTACAAAAGAGATAATGACACATCACATTAGTTTCTGCTCGCGACCTCGTTCGCGCAATTAATTATTGCGTGAAATATTAACAACTATacacaaacttttgtatttataatattagcaggataCTATGGATCTATATGATATGGATTCTATTCTAAGAAGAATCAAAACTAAGTAATTTTATGATTGAGTTACAATATACCTTAGCATAAAACTCGTCTTGTTCTGAAGACAGGACCACCTCCTTGAAGTCTTTGTGCACCTCGGGCAGGTGCGCCAGACTAACGCGGTTGTTGTTGATCGTGAGGAGCTCGTGAACCATCGCTTGATATGTCCACTGCAAGTATTTAACAAAATCGTTTATTTGATATCAGGCAACAACAACATGACGTAAAACGAGTAGCTAACAAAccatatttactttaaaaccaatacaaaacttgaaatattattatggtcttGTATATGGTCAGGGAGgatttacaaaaatgttgataGACGTGATCTTTATTAAGATTTTGTTATGAATGGATAAGCTTGgctatattgaatatttttttttgtatctaatGTTCTCTCCCTGTTAATTCGTCCATCAGAGCAACCATTTCGACTCCCAATGATGTGAAATGCAGATGATTGGGAATGTCACTTTCTGAATTATGATACTGGAAGTACTAATCAAAGCATAGCTGTAAGTAAATGATCTCTTACCTGGCTCAGTAAAGGTGTAACAGGATCATCTCTCCTATCCACAATCAGCAGCTGTGGCGTAGGTATCTCTCCATTGAatggtatattattatcaataagcACAGCCTCTCTTCGCAGTAGATCGCGCACTCTCTCGGCGAGTCTCGCACAAGGTTCCGAGGCTGCTTCGTAACGGACGACGGCGCGGCGTTTAACTGATAGTAGCATTGCGAGGATACCCTGTGCACAGCGCTGCAGATGGTGCTGGTTCCATGATCGACCTAAAACCATATAGTATATGTTAAGGCACTGCTTGACATAGTACATGGCAAATACCTGAAGTACAGTAAAAGTCAGTAGTTGGTTTGATAAGAAAAGTATGCTAAAAGCTATTTTAACTtcacttaaatattattgatcttataattatgttcaaaatacataGCCTTACTCTTGCgccttaaataaacaaaataattttgtatgtatattgattttgaataattgCTAAACTATCTGCAAGAGTAGTATATCTTACCATGTAGGCAGCCCACAATATTGAATGAGAACAGATGTCTGTCCACAGCAAGATAGTCAGCAAACACTTCCTGAACTTCCCTCACAGTCTCCTGCTCATCACACTCTGCCAAGGTCTTGATGTCAGCCTTTGAAATCACATTACTGAAATCTATACAAAAGATAAACTATAGCTGGAGTGTATTAAATTTTCATAGCTGAAAACTATTTAAGGTGTAAAGTAAACTACTAAAAACATGAGTTACAGTATTTTCCATACAACTTTGTGAAGGTTAACAAAGACAATAGAGCCATTAACATTGCAGTTGTTATTAATCTATGCTTACATTTCACATTCAGATATCTATATTCTTTAGTATTTGACCAATTGAACAGTCTGTTCAGTCAAATTCAACCATCTTATTATTCTGAGCTTAATGTTTATCTTAAGACAAGTCTTCATTCTTTATTATctattttgtttgttggttgcaagttttaaattaaaataaaagtgatgagtatctacttac
The DNA window shown above is from Anticarsia gemmatalis isolate Benzon Research Colony breed Stoneville strain chromosome 20, ilAntGemm2 primary, whole genome shotgun sequence and carries:
- the Vps45 gene encoding vacuolar protein sorting 45, producing MNVIQAVKLYITKMTEESGPGMKVILMDKETTSIVSMVFSQSEILQKEVYLFERIDSQSKWDNMKHMKCIVFIRPTSENISLLCRELRYPKYGVYFIYFSNVISKADIKTLAECDEQETVREVQEVFADYLAVDRHLFSFNIVGCLHGRSWNQHHLQRCAQGILAMLLSVKRRAVVRYEAASEPCARLAERVRDLLRREAVLIDNNIPFNGEIPTPQLLIVDRRDDPVTPLLSQWTYQAMVHELLTINNNRVSLAHLPEVHKDFKEVVLSSEQDEFYAKNLYSNFGEIGQTMKSLMDEFQKKAKSHQKVESIADMKNFVEQYPLFKKMSGTVTKHVTVVGELSACVTRHNLLEVSELEQEISCQSDHSKHVQRLKNLLSNPAVRHHDAAKLVALYALRYEKHASNALPSLIEALKTRGAPEQLVKSVVNLLEYGGAHARQSDLFGLQDAVKITKRLFKGLNGVENIYTQHTPLLKDTLEDLIKGKLRENLYPTLGGDDTAYGRRPQDIIVFIVGGATYEEALCVHQINQAYPGVRVVLGGTTVHNSTSFFEEVKAAMQGVHRTHTRHIRNV